In Gemmatimonadota bacterium, the genomic stretch ATTCACGAATCGGTGCTTTGGGATGATTTTTCCAAAGTAATGCTTGAAGACAACATGAAAAACTGGCTCTACAACTATTATGAAGATCTAGGTGATCGGCCACCTGATATGGGTTATTTCATGGGTTACAGAATATGCGAATCATACTACGAGAAGATGGACGACAAACGACAGGCCGTTAGAGATATACTGGCCATCAAGGATGGTCCCGATGCGCTGCGATTCCTGCAAGAAAGTGGATACGGTCAATAAGTTTCGAGTATCTGTAGTGTCTCGTCTAGAAGGGGCAACGTGACGTCAAAACCTAATGAGTCACTCGACCAACTGGTGTTGCTGTTGGAAGAACGGATCCCTGGAACAATGCATGAAGCCAACGTTCCCGGTCTCTCTTTCGCGTTGATACAGAACTGGGAGACTGCATGGACGCAAGGCTTCGGCGTGATGAACGCGGAATCACGTGAACTCGTAAATCCGGGAACTGTTTTCGAAGGCTGTTCATTAAGCAAGCCGGTTTTCGCATATGCTGCGCTAAAACTTTGCGAAACGGGTAGTATTGATCTGGACAAGCCACTTTCCCAGTACCTATCTGAGCCCTATGTTCCCAATGAGCCCAGGGTTCAGACGATTACCATGAGGCAAGCCCTCGCTCATACCGCCGGTTTCCCTAACTGGCGCCCGGACTGCTGGAATGAGGAAGGATGGAATCCTGAAGGCAAACCACTGCAAACCTTTTTTGCACCTGGCGAACGTTTCAGCTATTCCGGTGAAGGATACATGTACGTGCAGCATGTTGTCGAGCATGTAACGGGACAGACTGGTGAGTCTTACATGCAGTCCGAGTTGTTTAAGCCGGCAGGAATGAAGTCCAGCACGTATCTATGTACAGCAGATCAAGCGACTGACCTGGCGACCGGGCATGATGAACACGGGAGACCGGCCAAAAAACAGTTGTACAGGTCCATGTGTTCCGCCGCCAGCCTTCATTCGACGCCTTCGGACGTCGCAAGAATCTTGTGTGCATGTATGCGTCCTGACTCGGGCGCTTCGTGGCATATCAACGCCGAATTGGCGAAGGAAATGACCACCGCACAGGTCCCGATAAACGATTCTGCTTCGTGGCATGACAATTGGCCGGATGTCCCGGTAAAGGATGATCCTTTTGTTTCCTGGGGACTTGGCTGGGCTACCCAAAACCATAACGGGCTGAAAGCTATCTGGCATTGGGGTGACAACGGTCCCTTCAAGGCATTTGCGATAGGGTATCCTGAAGAGGGAACGGGTCTAGTGGCCATGGCCAATGGATCGAATGGCTACAAGCTTTGGTCCGCGTTGTGCAGTATGGCATTGGGCGGCGAGTACCCCTGTATCGACTGGTTGAATAGGGTGGTGTATAGCTGATTGCGGTGCACTAGTTCGAGACTTCGGATCCTCCGTTTTAAACGTGTTGTCTTGTGCCGAGTTGTGCAGTGGTTTTCGGAGACTGCCGGAATTCAAAGGTGAAACAATGAAAGAGTCCCCTGGTCGTCCAGTCGCACTAGTTACCGGAGTGAGCCGCAAGATTGGCATCGGCGCAGCTATCTCTCTGGCTTTAGCGAAAGCAGGTTGGGATGTGGCGACTACTTACTGGCGACCGTACGATGCTGCCATGCCCTGGGGTAGCGATGATAACGAAACCGTTAAAATCACCGATCAGATCCATGGCTTCTCAGCAAAGACAATTTCCATAGAGGCCGACCTGTCAGACACCGCGTCACCGAAGCGTCTTTTCGATCGTGTCGAAAGTTCTCTTGGATCAGTAGCCGCTCTGGTTATGGCTCATTGTCATTCAGTAGACAGCAGCATCAAGTCCACCACAATCGAAAGTTTCGATCTGCATTTTACGATAAACGCTCGAGCTACGTGGCTGCTGATCCGGGAGTTCGGGAAACGTTACCAGAGGGAATACGGACGTGGACGAGTTATCTCGATAACGAGCGATCATACAGCGCACAACTTGCCGTACGGAGCCAGCAAGGGAGCCATGGATCGAATCGTCCTCGCGGCCGCGCAGGAATTCAGGGACCAGGGAGTCACGGCGAACGTGATCAATCCGGGCGCGACTGACACGGGCTGGATGTCGGATGATCTGAAGGAATACGTACTACATGAAACACTGCTCGGACGAATCGGCCTTCCTGAAGACTGTGCCCGTCTTGTCAGTTTTCTTTGTTCCGAAGAGGGTGGTTGGATAAACGGCCAGTTGATGTATAGCAATGGCGGTATTCGGTAAGGATACCCACGTCTACAGACTTTCCGATAGTAACAGATAATGACCACAGAACCCGAAAATCAGCACGTCCACATCGGCGCCTATGCGTTGTGCCGCGACCCTTCCAGCCGCCTGCTCCTGGTTCGCGCGACGGCCGGTCTCGAGGACGGAGGCCTGTGGACGATGCCCGGTGGCGGGATCGAATGGGGCGAACATCCGAATGCCGCGTTGCGCCGCGAGCTGGAAGAGGAGACCGGACTCGTGGACATCAAGGCGTACCACGTGGCCGCCGTGTATTCCCATGCCTATGAAGGTCGAACGGATTGGCAAGGCGATCCGGTACACCACATCGGCATCGTCTATGAGGTCGTGCTCGCGGCGTTCGACCTGAGACCCGAAAAAGAAGGATCCACCGATCACTGTGAGTGGCTGACCGAAAAACGGATTCGGGAATTGCCGCTTGGACCGTTAGCCGAGTTCGCCGTCGAACTGGCATGGCAAAAAACATAGCGGCAGGTTATCTTTAAAAATCAGAATTCGAGGCCATTAAATCATGAAACCCGCTCCACTAAAGAAGACCATCTCTTTTGAGGACTTCGAAAAACCCGACATCCGCGCCGGTACGATCACCGCGGTCGAAGAGGTGGCTGCATCGAACAAACTCATGAAGCTGACAGTCGACTTCGGAGACCACACCCGGTCGATCCTTGCAGGAATCAAGCAAGAGCGCGCAAACCCAAATGAAATCGAAGGTAAGCAAGCCCTCTTCGTGGTAAACCTGGGCGAGCGGAAGATGGCTGGGGAGGTTTCCCAGGGCATGCTCTTCGACATAGGGTATGCGGACGGGCTCACACCATGCCTGTTGGTACCCGAACGACCTGTGCCGGATGGTGCCAGGGCGGGTTGACGCGATCAAAGCATGAATGGAGGTTGCATGGCGTCCAAAATTTCAACCGGTCAAAATCGCGAGCACGCGCGCTACGGGGCCGGCACGCAGGAGGATTTCGACGGTCCGCTGCCGCAACCCTTTCCCCGGGAGATCGGTCCGCGCGCCATGGAGTACCTGGCCGAAGTGGTGGATTCCGGCCTGACCTGCGACATGGTGGGCCGGTTCGAGCGGGCCTTCGCCGAGGCCAACGG encodes the following:
- a CDS encoding tRNA-binding protein; the protein is MKPAPLKKTISFEDFEKPDIRAGTITAVEEVAASNKLMKLTVDFGDHTRSILAGIKQERANPNEIEGKQALFVVNLGERKMAGEVSQGMLFDIGYADGLTPCLLVPERPVPDGARAG
- a CDS encoding beta-lactamase family protein; protein product: MTSKPNESLDQLVLLLEERIPGTMHEANVPGLSFALIQNWETAWTQGFGVMNAESRELVNPGTVFEGCSLSKPVFAYAALKLCETGSIDLDKPLSQYLSEPYVPNEPRVQTITMRQALAHTAGFPNWRPDCWNEEGWNPEGKPLQTFFAPGERFSYSGEGYMYVQHVVEHVTGQTGESYMQSELFKPAGMKSSTYLCTADQATDLATGHDEHGRPAKKQLYRSMCSAASLHSTPSDVARILCACMRPDSGASWHINAELAKEMTTAQVPINDSASWHDNWPDVPVKDDPFVSWGLGWATQNHNGLKAIWHWGDNGPFKAFAIGYPEEGTGLVAMANGSNGYKLWSALCSMALGGEYPCIDWLNRVVYS
- a CDS encoding SDR family oxidoreductase; protein product: MKESPGRPVALVTGVSRKIGIGAAISLALAKAGWDVATTYWRPYDAAMPWGSDDNETVKITDQIHGFSAKTISIEADLSDTASPKRLFDRVESSLGSVAALVMAHCHSVDSSIKSTTIESFDLHFTINARATWLLIREFGKRYQREYGRGRVISITSDHTAHNLPYGASKGAMDRIVLAAAQEFRDQGVTANVINPGATDTGWMSDDLKEYVLHETLLGRIGLPEDCARLVSFLCSEEGGWINGQLMYSNGGIR
- a CDS encoding NUDIX domain-containing protein, translating into MTTEPENQHVHIGAYALCRDPSSRLLLVRATAGLEDGGLWTMPGGGIEWGEHPNAALRRELEEETGLVDIKAYHVAAVYSHAYEGRTDWQGDPVHHIGIVYEVVLAAFDLRPEKEGSTDHCEWLTEKRIRELPLGPLAEFAVELAWQKT